A part of Deltaproteobacteria bacterium genomic DNA contains:
- a CDS encoding CoA transferase has protein sequence MLMQGLEGVKVLELGNMVSAAYATKLMADLGAEVTKVEEPRGDRARLRGPFPGGVVDPEKSGLFLYLNTNKRDCTIDLPKDRDTLAGLISQTDILIHNYSPAEMTTFGIDYRTFREINPQLVMCSITPFGLSGPHQDYQATELTFAHGGGWAWLSPGGSDRPDLPPLKAFGHQCGLQAGLHAATVTLAAYFRTLANGVGEHIDLSTHASVASFVEMNVYFYSYLGKIASRLGRKILAPLSIYECQDGSILLLTAQPDQLERLLEFMGNPEWSKPDYCKNPFTIVRHWDEVEPHLRAWIKQWKVADLFREAQARRICVAPVCTMADLAAQEQLQARKFFVEVNHPRAGKVKHPGAPYQLAEQWWSIRRPAPLLGEHNEDKNGAGGWGLGAGRPSSPSPKSQAPSPKLPLEGVRVLALTWAWAGPYGAMQLAHLGAEVIHIESRARPDGSRQVPISPKDIKASLNTSGYFNQWNQGTKSISLNLTKPEALAVAKKLIATCDVVIQNFATGVMERLGLGYEDLKKIKPDIILASISGYGQTGPQRLYMGYGPAMGPLSGLSSLTGYIGGSPQEVGMAYGDPNGGVNAAIGVCAALAARKRTGRGQHIDVSLWESMTALVAEGWMDYAMNGTQPPRMGNRDPIMAPHNCFRCAGQDEWVAISCASDADWQSLCRVMGQEQLLTDERFSTAKARKANEDALEQIVTAWTSTQEKWTVAHRLQADGIAAYPTLSSQGMLEDPQLNERGFFVRLPHAEVGAQAHAGMPWKFTNAPNGVRAPAPLLGQDTDSVLHDLLGYSTDEIAQMKETKVLY, from the coding sequence ATGCTTATGCAAGGACTGGAAGGCGTGAAGGTCCTCGAACTCGGCAATATGGTGTCAGCCGCGTATGCCACCAAGCTGATGGCTGATCTCGGTGCAGAGGTCACCAAAGTCGAAGAACCCAGAGGTGATCGCGCGCGGCTGCGTGGCCCGTTTCCGGGTGGTGTTGTTGACCCTGAGAAAAGTGGTCTGTTTCTCTATCTCAATACCAACAAACGAGACTGTACGATCGACCTGCCCAAAGACCGTGACACGCTTGCGGGTTTGATCTCGCAAACTGATATACTGATTCATAACTACTCGCCTGCCGAGATGACAACGTTCGGCATCGACTACCGAACCTTTCGCGAAATAAACCCGCAGTTAGTGATGTGTTCGATCACGCCGTTTGGCCTGAGCGGACCACACCAAGATTACCAGGCAACTGAGCTGACGTTCGCTCATGGCGGTGGGTGGGCATGGTTGAGTCCTGGCGGTTCAGACCGTCCAGACTTACCGCCACTTAAGGCGTTTGGTCATCAATGCGGTCTTCAGGCGGGATTGCATGCGGCCACGGTCACACTCGCAGCCTATTTCCGTACGCTGGCGAACGGAGTTGGTGAACACATCGATCTCTCCACCCACGCCAGTGTGGCCTCGTTCGTTGAAATGAATGTCTACTTCTACAGCTACCTGGGTAAAATCGCCTCACGCTTGGGACGCAAGATTCTCGCGCCACTGAGTATTTATGAGTGCCAGGATGGATCGATCCTGCTGCTGACTGCGCAACCGGACCAGTTAGAGCGCTTGCTCGAATTCATGGGCAATCCCGAATGGTCAAAACCAGACTATTGCAAAAACCCTTTCACCATCGTGCGCCACTGGGATGAAGTCGAGCCACATCTCCGCGCCTGGATCAAACAATGGAAAGTGGCGGATTTGTTTCGTGAAGCACAGGCGCGGCGCATCTGTGTGGCCCCGGTGTGCACGATGGCTGATCTTGCCGCGCAGGAACAATTGCAAGCGCGTAAGTTCTTTGTCGAAGTGAACCACCCACGCGCAGGCAAGGTCAAACATCCCGGTGCGCCATACCAACTCGCAGAGCAGTGGTGGAGTATCAGGCGACCAGCACCACTGCTTGGAGAACATAACGAAGATAAAAATGGGGCTGGGGGCTGGGGGCTAGGGGCTGGTCGCCCCTCCTCCCCAAGTCCCAAGTCTCAAGCCCCAAGTCCCAAGCTGCCCCTCGAAGGCGTCCGTGTTCTCGCACTCACCTGGGCATGGGCGGGACCATACGGTGCGATGCAGTTAGCCCACTTAGGCGCAGAAGTGATTCATATCGAATCGCGCGCTCGACCTGATGGCTCACGACAAGTACCGATCAGCCCGAAGGACATCAAAGCCAGCCTCAACACATCTGGTTACTTCAATCAGTGGAACCAAGGAACAAAAAGTATTTCCCTCAATCTGACGAAACCGGAAGCGCTGGCTGTCGCCAAGAAACTCATCGCTACTTGCGATGTGGTGATCCAGAACTTTGCTACCGGAGTCATGGAACGTCTCGGCTTAGGGTACGAAGACCTCAAGAAGATCAAGCCAGACATCATTCTGGCGTCGATTTCTGGCTATGGGCAGACTGGTCCGCAACGGCTGTACATGGGCTACGGTCCAGCGATGGGTCCGCTGTCCGGACTTTCCTCACTCACAGGCTATATTGGTGGCTCGCCACAAGAAGTGGGTATGGCATACGGCGACCCCAATGGGGGCGTCAATGCAGCAATCGGCGTTTGCGCAGCCTTGGCAGCCCGCAAACGTACAGGTCGTGGTCAACACATTGACGTATCGTTATGGGAATCGATGACGGCGCTGGTCGCCGAAGGCTGGATGGACTACGCGATGAATGGTACCCAACCGCCACGCATGGGCAACCGCGATCCGATCATGGCGCCACACAACTGCTTCCGTTGTGCTGGTCAGGATGAATGGGTAGCAATTTCCTGTGCCTCAGACGCCGACTGGCAATCGTTGTGTCGCGTGATGGGTCAAGAACAACTGCTCACCGATGAACGATTCAGCACGGCAAAAGCACGCAAAGCCAACGAAGACGCTTTGGAACAGATTGTCACAGCCTGGACTTCAACCCAAGAGAAATGGACAGTCGCCCATCGGCTGCAAGCCGATGGCATCGCCGCCTATCCGACGCTAAGCAGCCAAGGCATGCTTGAAGATCCGCAACTCAACGAGCGCGGTTTCTTTGTTCGCTTGCCACATGCTGAGGTTGGGGCGCAGGCGCATGCAGGCATGCCGTGGAAGTTCACCAATGCCCCTAACGGTGTACGGGCGCCAGCGCCGTTATTAGGACAAGACACGGATAGTGTTCTCCATGATCTGCTTGGCTATTCCACAGACGAGATTGCGCAGATGAAAGAGACGAAAGTGTTGTATTGA